AGAGGGAGAggtttaagagagagagagagaaagaaagaaagaaagaaagaaaggaaaaaaaaaaaaatgaaaataatatgttCATCTGTGAAGATCATGTTTGGCCAACTGTAAACAATGGATCTCTGTAAAACAATTGTGAAAAAGAAAgaccaaaatagaaagaaaggaaaaaaagaaaaaggaaaaaaagagaattaTTTACTTTAGACGTTTTCATTTTCTGTATTTGTGAAGCTTGGACCCTTGGTTTTAGGTGAAGTCTCATGTGGTGTAGAAGAGCTCTAGGCTTCGTCCAAAATCAATTAGAAATGTTTTAGCCacacaaaaaattttataaaaataaattcataaactaattctatatattaaattataaaattagttttattataaagtaaatttaataaatttattgcaTTCTAaagaacatataaaaaaatttagatgagtaatgttaaatgaaaaaatttactcattatttatttttttatcatttcataaTGTGACGTTAAATAATAATtgtacaagtaaaatataataaatagtttttaattatctaatattatactatgagatgatgagaagatggtaaaaaaataaatgatatgtaatattatttatattagatATTGTTGTACTGTGTAAgtattgtatattattttttttaaaaataaaatttaaaacttgtttatgaaaagttttaatattatttctgaaaaaaagttttaatattaaaaaaataaaatttaatattaaaacttttttttgtataaatctcatatttattattattatttttaaaaaaatgcctATCAAGTTCTAAGCTTTTTAAACTTGTTTACTTTCAGAAAGTTTTCATAccatttaatttcattttaattattataaaatttttaaatttttatacaaaataaaataaaaaatttaatttttttaaattttaatattaaaataatatattttaataatattttatttaactttaattttaattcatttcatcaAATCTTTAAAACAAACTGATTCTAAATTTGCCACTCGAGGATGATTAGTCTTAGATTAGAGGATCAAACtcggaaaaaaaaacaaaaaacaaaggcAAAGAACGGAAAAAAAATCTTCCTTGGATATAGCGAGTGACCCAAGTGCAGACTGAAAAAATTTCCAAGAGTCGGAAGTCATGGCCAGATTCTTGCACTCATCGCCGAAACCACCccagctttccttcttctttccctCTTCATCCAACTTTCTCTCACCCATCTTCTCATTCCCGAAACTCAGTCTCCAACACCACCACCTCTACAACTTTAAAAGCTCAATTTCCAAAACCTTCGCATCATCCTTCAGAAATGGCAGACCAGAAACAGGGTGCCCTGTTCCACTTGAGCAACAGCCCATAAACGAGTACCAGACCCTCTCCACCTCCTTTCCCTTCTCATGGGCCTCCAGCGACATTGTTGAGTATAGCTCCAAATTGCTCGTCACGGGCGCTTCTTTTGCTCTCTTTATCGGCCTCCCCGTTGCCTGGTTCGGCACCGTTGGGCCCGAAACAGAGCCATTTAAGCGGATTATCTGCTCTGTTTCAAGTGGGATATTGTTGGTTACTCTTGCCGTTGTGAGGATGTACCTGGGTTGGGCTTACGTGGGAAATCGATTGCTCAGTGCCACAGTTGAATGTAAATGCCCTGCTTTATTTCTTCTGCTATGTTGATTGtctttatttaattagtttccATGAATTTTGAGGGGAAGGGAAAACCTTGAAATTCTAAGTTTTGGGCTGTTCGGACGGAGGTGATAAGTTTACTTAGAACACTAAaacgatctttttttttttttcctgggtaATTGATGGCGTAGTTTTCTCCCTCTCCTTTTGCAGATGAAGAGACAGGCTGGTATGATGGCCAGGTAAGCATAATTCTTGTTTCTTTTCAGTGGAATTCGATGGAGTTTGTGCTTCTTGCTTTACATCAAATTTGATTGACGAGAGGAGGAATATTTAGGGGAGGAAgtttgattttgatttattatctttttcacCTTAAATTACGCGTCCACCTAGTTCATAAAACCTCATTTATAACGAGAAGTAATTGGCAAATAGAGTTTTCAGCATCTTGCTTACTTTTATTTCGAACTTGCAAGATTGAAATGCTTATCTCTATTTGGTTGGATAATAGCATATATAGTTGCTTCGCGTAGATATCAATGAACTCTTGAGATGTCAAATTTATTGGTTTCTTCTAAATCTTTTATAACAATCTTAAGAAATTGAGTAtttcaataataaaaagaaaaagaaaatagagaagccTAGTATGCCTTAATCAATAAGCATGCTTACCGTATTATGTTGATGCCTCCTCcatttaaacaaaagaaaaaaaaaatgaatgtggTCTCAAATACCTAATCATAGAGGCAGTTTAGGGATGGCGGTTCCTGAaaaattggattaaaaaaatttggactttttttttttttttttgttggttagggggggggggggggggggggagaggggGTAAGAGTTGTTGCAGCCATGGGTGGCAAATCCTTTGATTTACCAACCTAACCTGACGGTTCAACCAACACCAACCTGAAACATATGCTGTTGGTCAGAAATCGCCTGAGGGATCAACTTAGGTGTCTGAAAAACCATGCCCCTCAACCCCTACATTACCTAGTCTGGTGGtagtatgcaaaatctttcACCACCACTGCCAGATCTGGCCATGATCTAGTTGCAGGGTGCTATAACTTGCACCCCAGCCACCACCTAGCCACTACAGATGAACAGAGTAATCATCAATTGATGATCACCAGTTGTGTGGTCTGGGATCCATTTGGTGAATGGTCGGTTCAGGGGATCATTCCTGCGGTCAGCACCCATTGGTTCAAATCCAAAGCTTACTAATCATTGCTCTTTCAGGACCTTGATTTGGTATTTCAAAAATTTGGAGGATAGCTGCTATTGTCAATATTTTGAAGGGTTTAAATTACACAATAAGTTTTGGTCACCCATCCTCTTTGTTATGGTTTATCTGATTTATGACTTCTTATACAAATTCAAGAAGTTTTCCATGGTCAGTGTTTCAGTACGATTTACAGTCGTAATGCAATTCGGGTGCATCTTTACTCTGCCATTGGATATGATTCATTGCCCACTTTTATTTTTGATGCAATTTTGAAGCTTAAATTGACTTTCCTCAATAGATATGGGTGAAAACAGCTGAAGTCTTGGCGCGGGACAGGCTCCTCGGTTCGTTTTCTGTAAGTTTCTCATTTACAGACTTGGTTTAGTTCTAATGAATTTTGCCTTTTGATGCTGGTGGCTCTTGTTTAATATGAATCGAGCAACATACGATGTATGAATGATTCTTGtggtgtgataccccatatgataaggataagggtagtggtgtatgggatcccacattgtttgggaaggaaaattTATTACTCTTTATAAAGTTTCAATGGAGctctaattatatcattgattagtccttttggagtatagggcATGTGGTTTGGATCTTTCATTGTGGCATTACAAATGGTTTCAGAGCATACTATCCCAAGAAATGTGGGATTTAAGCCGTGCCACCTACGATGGACCAGCTTGACGAGGACGTAGGgaattttggagtttttttttttttgggggggggagggggggtggtggtggtgagatTGTAAGCCGTGCCACCTACGATGGACCAGCTTGACGAGGACGTAGGgaattttggagtttttttttttttttttttttttttggggggggggaggtggtgggggggtggtggtggtgagatTGTGGTACCCCCATATGATAAGCATAAGGGTAGTGGTatatcccacattgcttgggaaagaaaagttcttgctttttttaaggttccaatggggctctaattgtatcattgattagtccttttagagtatatGCCATGTGGTTTAGGTTTTTTATTGGGGTGTTACATGTGgacttgataaaatttatttcaaaagttTGCTTTGAGATGGTAAGATTATTTCTGGTGAGCACTTCATTTGTGTCCAATGGCTGAATTACAATGTTTTGTGCAATGAAGGGAAGTGACCATTAACTCTGCCAACTAGCAACTAGCTGATGGTACTTGTTTTCTTGGGGGTTATTGAAGTTTTGAACTAAAAGCCATCTATACCCATGCATGATGGAGATGGAGTCTATAAAGATTCATCCATGCATCAGCATTTTTCTGAATCTTTCCATCTAGCATAGCTAATTAGGCGGTGCAAAATGGAAGAGCCTTTCCTGTGCCATGACTATTTTTTAGTCTAAGGGTAATTCATCCTCCAAGCTACTCTGTGGCATTACAAATGTCTATGAACACCAAACCATGCACTAATCTTGCAAATTTTGGAAGTCATTTTTCCTTGAAGTTCCTTGTGCACCTCTCTGGTTGAATTTATATTGGAAGACTACCATAGTAAGACCATATTTATGCTTTTTGGAGAAAAATGAAATGACAAATTTCATCTTGGGGTGAACTCTAGCTCACATGGGTTCCTTTTCTTCTCCAACAGGTCAAGCCGGTATTGAGCAGATTAAAGTTTACTCTTGTTGTTCTTGCTGCATCACTATTTGCGTGTGCTCTTTTCCTCACTGGCATTGATGGGGACCAAAATGTATCCAATATAAGATCAGGAAATGCCAGTACTAGGGTAATACCTGGAGTTTACAGTGATGAGTCTGCAAGAGCATTTGAGCCAGATGAATTCTGTGGTGAACCTGGTCTTCCCTAATTGTGAGTCATGAAACTGCTTTAGTTACCATATAATTACTGTGTATTATTCAGTATATAGGCAGAAGCATATCTTTAGATCCCATATTGCACAGTTCAGATTGTTCCATGGTGCCCCATGTAATTACTGTAAAAATCAAACGGAATAGATTAAACATTGGATGGGGTTATATCGAGTGTAACATTTTAAAGGACGTTAATGTACAATAATATTAAGAAGGTTATTGTATCCTTGAGCAAGTCTCCTGTCCATTTTAGTTCCcctatttttctctttgttagATCGCAACTAGCTTCCCTTGAATCCGCATCTCCAATCTCCCCTCTCAACCTCATTTTTTCAAGGAAAAATGGTAGTACCTAACTTATTGCAGAGGAATACCATGATTATATCACACCCCGTATGGTTACAAAAATTAGATCCAAAACCACGATGTAAATGCTAAAAGATAAAAGTACAGCCTTTCAACCAAAACCAATCTAGTGGGAAATAATATTCAATATTGGCTGGAAAGCCATAAGCAGCACCCACCCCTGTTTCTTTATAGCAGACAGCCCCACTAAAATCAAGAGCACTTGCAGCACAAGGAGTGTCTGCTCCATCCACTCTCCATGCACCATATTTCAGTCACTCAGCATTATTAGCTCAGATTTGGTAAACAATCAACCACTTTATTAGTCTCCCTAAACACATGCAACACTTGCTTGGAGAGATTATGACAAGAACATAACTCCTCAACACACCAAGGCACAACAACTGTACCTTGTCTCCAGGAAATGTCCACTTTAGAATGCAACTCTAGGTCCACCTCCCTCAAGTTTAGCATCATACAACAAAGACTCAATGCATCCAACAGAGCTTTAACTTCATTTATATTGCTAGTCCTCACACTATAATGAGTAGAGAAGGCTATAACCAACCTTCCCATTGCTGCTTTTTCTTATTTCCTGGAAAACCAACAATCCCTTTTATCTTCTGTACTCCCATAATCCATCCCCAGGGTATCCATTGATGGAGCCTCCACTTGAAATAGAGTTATTAAAAGCTCAAACGAAAGCCCTCTCTTGGGATGATAATCAGTCGAGATTCCCTCTCTCTGACTTGGGTAGGTTTTCTTTCCTTTACTGACTCCTCGTACATCGATAATTCATACCACAGAGAACTAAGCGTCTTAAAccatgttttcttttccttcccagaaaaaaatcttaaatcaaTTTGGATCTTCTTTGAAAGATCTATATTACTCTTCATCctgaattttatcattttcagtcaTGCTAATTACTATGGTGCATTTAAGTAGCTTCGTATGTCATCACTTAAATGAAAAATCACTTAAACACAGGTATAAGTCGGAAGAGTTCTGGTACATACAGTCatcttttagtgttctttgcgcactttactaatatgattagtcaaagcagttattttttattaaaaaaaagtggtgCAGCCAATTTCATTTTCTGAAATACACAATGAGTATGCAAAAGTAATTGTACATAAAGTTTTTGAACTCGGAATACTAAAAactaatgataaaaaataaaatttctccaaaacataaataaagaaaattgttgttcttcatccaagacgtCTTCTTTAGCATCCACTTGAAACAGAGCTGTTAATTAACTTAATTTCCTCTGCTAGGCTATGTAAGCCCCTATCTTTGTACCGCTTCTACGCTTTATCAATGAAATCCAATCTTGATAAAAAATGGCAAAGGGCAAATGGAGAGCATAAGAGTGGCTAAGctgttaatattattaaattaaagaaaCCAGATTAGAGTAGCTGCCGaagacaaagaaaagaaaagaacaaaaaagccATGATTGTTAATCTGTAATTTATCAATACTGCTATATCTATAAATGAATTATACAAAACAATCTCACAAACTGACGTAGATTTATCTGAActattagatttactttacaataaaagtaactttataatttgactAACCATaccaaatcacatcaatttgtatgattacttttgtgtaatttttttgtgactagATTATTTTCCTTTGTTATTAAATCTATAGGCCACCAAAGGTCCATGGAAAATTAAACTCCACTATTCTAAAATGGAATAGAGGATGAGAGGATCTTATGACAATGAATTGATTGGAACATAATAAGAAATGAACATAAACTCGAGAGGATGACATAAAGCAAGCAGATAGACTAAAATAAGAGCGACAGAGGGAGGGAAAGGGGAGAGGTGTCGACTTCATTTTCAGATATGCAGGAAAGGGAAGAACTACAGAGCTACAAGACAACTTCATAGAGAGGTTAGGAAGAATATTACACTTTAAACACGTAGGCAGATATAGAGCTTTTCCTACCATTATTATTAAGAACAACAACCACGTTATCTACTACTATTAAGGtcaaaaattactttattttattttattttataaaagtatataACATTTATTAATAACGAACATTAATATcttaaacaaatattataaactaaccataatattaataattttttaatacataactgAAATTAACATAATCTAGTCCATCCTATAAATCTATGCATTCCTACAGTTGAGACAACAcgactcattttttaaaatcagacTTGATAAGATTGGTTGCGGAACAACGACCTCGTGACAAAGTCTCCATTTAATATGGTCGGCGCCCACCACAATTGATGGCTGTCATGGAAAGAATGTCTTAAAATGTTACAAACatcatataaatatgaaaagcaCTGCTTATCTTTaaataatatgattgattgtgttagattttttaatatgtaattaattatattaataaaatatataaaaataattatacgtaaaatttttatttcacatAATAGACAGTAAATATAAAgagaatttaataaataaatttataaattgatataattttatattatttttaaatttattttatattttgatatattttatttttataattttttatagttaaaatatttcttttaaaagattTTACTAACATTTTCTTCCTGTATTAATCATAGTAAAACATGTGAAAATATacgtt
This is a stretch of genomic DNA from Carya illinoinensis cultivar Pawnee chromosome 15, C.illinoinensisPawnee_v1, whole genome shotgun sequence. It encodes these proteins:
- the LOC122297508 gene encoding uncharacterized protein ycf36, whose translation is MARFLHSSPKPPQLSFFFPSSSNFLSPIFSFPKLSLQHHHLYNFKSSISKTFASSFRNGRPETGCPVPLEQQPINEYQTLSTSFPFSWASSDIVEYSSKLLVTGASFALFIGLPVAWFGTVGPETEPFKRIICSVSSGILLVTLAVVRMYLGWAYVGNRLLSATVEYEETGWYDGQIWVKTAEVLARDRLLGSFSVKPVLSRLKFTLVVLAASLFACALFLTGIDGDQNVSNIRSGNASTRVIPGVYSDESARAFEPDEFCGEPGLP